GACCACACTGAGCTTTTTTTCTTGATGCCCCTCTCACCATACACCATAGCCCTGATCGAATCGCCCCTCTGGCCGGAAACCTACTTTAAGCCCATAAGAGAATTACCTTCTATGCCATTCGATGCTACCAGGATAATGAGCGGCGATATGCCACCAGAGCTGAGGGAGAGAGTGGACCGAATCGCCGATGAGTTCTTGGCCATTCTCGATTCTCTGGTCGATGAACGCCATCTTCAGAGGGGAATTGCCAGAATCCAGTTGCCGTGCAGTATAGTGTTCATCCTTGACCGAGACTCGCTCTTTATCCTGGGCCAGTTCAGGATGGAGAACCGGATTGCAGGCTACTATCATAGGCCGGATACATCAATGACCCTTCAGAAGGTAGCCAGCAGCGCTAGATGGGAGTTCAATTTTGAGGATGCTTTTATAATCCAGCTTCCCGCCGATCTATTAGAGAAGAGCACTGAGCAGAGGCATAGCTCCCTGCAGGAGATTGCCTCAAAACATATCGATGCTGAGTTCCTGAGGCTGGCTCAGCTCCTGAGCCTGATACGCACCAGGCCGATATTCGGCCAGGCCATTCATCCTATGCAGCCTGGGAACATTCTATTGCTCCTTCCCCGTGATGAAAAGGCGAGAGAGAATGCCGATCGGATCAGGAGAGCAGTAGAGGCCAGCGGCCTATCAGGCGAGGAGAGCGAAGATATCAGGAACGGGAAGGCAGCCGTTCGTAATATGTGGCAGCGTATCAATCAAGCAGCAGTGATCTTGGCTGATCTGACGGGAACTGACCCCCAGGTCATGTACAGCCTGGGCATCGCTCATACCCTGGGCAAGGATACCATCCTCATTCACCCGCAAGGCTCAAAATACCTGGTCGATATTCCAAGAATAGAAAGCATAGTGTATGAGGATAGTGATCAGGGCAGGGAGAGGCTGGAGGAGCAGATCGGCGAGACTCTGCGCTCCATAACGGCTTCCCTTTAGGATTAATCGGACTTGAGCTCACCAGGATTCCGGGGCGGGGCATAATCATCAAAGCCTATAACGTTAAATATGTCCTGCCTTTATACGAAACTCCGAATCCTAACTCAGGTCTCCAGGCTTCACATGACCCAGGAGGGGAAAAGAGGTTGAAGAAGATAAGGTTGGCAATCGCGGGCATAGGAAACTGCGCAAGCTCCCTAGTTCAGGGTATTGAATATTACAGACATATTGGCAAAGAGGATTGCATCGGGCTGATGCATTATGATATCGATGGCTATAGAGCTGGTGATATTGATATCGTCGCGGCATTCGACATAGACGCCCGAAAGGTAGGAAAAGATGTGAGCCAGGCCATATTTGCCAAGCCCAATTGCACCCATGTCTTCTATCCAGATGTCCCCATAAAAAATGTCAAGGTCAAGATGGGGCCGGTCCTGGATGGCGTTGCCCCTCACATGATGAATTATCCTGAAGAGAGAAGGTTTATGGTGGCTGATGCTGAACCGGTGGACGTCAGCCGGGAGCTGGTGGAGAGCGGTGCCGATGTGCTGGTAAACTACATGCCCGTTGGATCGGAGGAGGCCACAAGATTCTATGCTCAGGCCGCTCTTGATGCCGGGGTGGGATTTGTCAACTGCATGCCCGTATTTATAGCATCCAATCCCGAATGGGAGAAGAAATTCCAGGAGGCAGGGGTTCCAATCGTGGGCGATGACATAAAATCCCAGATAGGAGCGACTATTGTACACCGTGCTCTGACCCAGCTCTTCAAG
This genomic stretch from Methanothrix sp. harbors:
- a CDS encoding inositol-3-phosphate synthase; the encoded protein is MKKIRLAIAGIGNCASSLVQGIEYYRHIGKEDCIGLMHYDIDGYRAGDIDIVAAFDIDARKVGKDVSQAIFAKPNCTHVFYPDVPIKNVKVKMGPVLDGVAPHMMNYPEERRFMVADAEPVDVSRELVESGADVLVNYMPVGSEEATRFYAQAALDAGVGFVNCMPVFIASNPEWEKKFQEAGVPIVGDDIKSQIGATIVHRALTQLFKDRACLMDRTYQLNIGGNTDFLNMLNRERLKSKKISKTEAVQSILDSPLCDDDIHIGPSDYVPWQRDNKVCFLRMEGRIFGDTPINLELRLSVEDSPNSGGSAIDAIRICKLAKDRKVGGPLLAISAYTMKHPPVQYPDELAREMVEKFIRGEISDQEIVRPKLRQAATAR